In Methylomonas sp. ZR1, one DNA window encodes the following:
- a CDS encoding lipid A biosynthesis acyltransferase — protein sequence MKPANTAARHWAAVEENSLLWGIQALVWVYRLFGRWVFRLFLRPVVSYYFLAGRLARESSREYLRHLAEFYPDLGLGSGLWQSYLHFLSFGETLLDKIVVWTGNITPEQVDFPNRQLLLDLIAQKRGAMLLSGHIGNLEICQAIATMRGHIHLNILVHTKHAEKFNRLLGSRGSATIQLIQVTELSPAIAITLQEKIERGEFLVMVGDRIPVQGGRTVSASFLGEDAEFPQGPYLLASLLRCPVYTLFCFPVNGRFKIHLEHFAESIRIPRGEPKRHDMLKNLARQYAERLEAYCRIAPLQWFNFYPYWSKTAAGDTSQIAVEDN from the coding sequence ATGAAGCCTGCGAACACCGCCGCCCGGCATTGGGCAGCCGTGGAGGAAAACAGCCTGCTTTGGGGCATACAGGCTCTGGTGTGGGTGTATCGGCTGTTCGGCCGCTGGGTGTTTCGGCTATTTTTGCGGCCGGTGGTAAGTTATTACTTTTTGGCCGGGCGTCTTGCCCGCGAGTCTTCCAGGGAATATTTACGCCATTTGGCTGAGTTTTACCCGGATTTGGGCTTAGGCAGCGGGCTCTGGCAAAGTTACCTGCATTTTTTGAGCTTCGGCGAAACCTTGCTGGATAAAATCGTGGTGTGGACCGGCAACATCACGCCGGAACAAGTGGATTTTCCCAATCGCCAGCTGCTGCTGGATTTGATCGCACAAAAGCGCGGCGCCATGCTGCTGTCCGGACACATCGGTAACCTGGAAATTTGCCAAGCCATCGCCACGATGCGCGGCCACATCCATCTCAACATCTTGGTACATACCAAGCATGCCGAGAAATTCAACCGCCTGCTCGGCAGCCGCGGCAGCGCCACCATCCAATTAATTCAAGTGACGGAGTTAAGTCCCGCCATCGCGATTACCTTGCAGGAAAAGATCGAGCGCGGCGAATTTCTGGTGATGGTTGGCGACCGGATTCCGGTGCAAGGCGGCCGCACGGTGTCGGCCAGCTTTCTGGGAGAGGACGCCGAATTTCCACAAGGTCCGTATCTGCTGGCTTCGCTGTTGCGTTGCCCGGTCTATACCTTGTTTTGCTTTCCGGTGAACGGTCGATTCAAAATCCATCTGGAACACTTCGCGGAATCTATCCGCATCCCGCGCGGTGAACCCAAAAGGCATGACATGCTGAAAAACCTGGCGCGACAATATGCCGAACGACTGGAAGCCTATTGCCGAATAGCGCCGCTACAATGGTTTAATTTTTACCCGTATTGGAGTAAGACAGCTGCGGGCGATACCAGTCAGATAGCCGTCGAGGACAACTAA
- the fabG gene encoding 3-oxoacyl-ACP reductase FabG, translating to MSQPTILVTGSSRGIGKAIALRLAREGYDIVLHCRNRLDEAEQVKQQIVEMGRQARVLSFDLADRHAAKDSLENDIQSHGAYYGVVCNAGLSRDNAFPALSGEDWDQVLRSNLDGFYNVLYPLVMPMIQRRKPGRIVTLASVSGLVGNRGQVNYSAAKAGIIGATKALAVELAKRKITVNCVAPGLIETEMLEGLPLEEALAAVPAKRLGTPEEVAALVAFLMSEDAAYITRQVISVNGGLC from the coding sequence ATGAGCCAACCAACCATCCTGGTCACAGGATCCAGCCGAGGCATCGGCAAAGCCATCGCCCTGCGCCTTGCTCGCGAGGGCTACGATATTGTGCTGCATTGCCGCAATCGGCTGGATGAAGCCGAGCAAGTCAAACAGCAGATTGTCGAGATGGGCCGCCAAGCGCGCGTACTGAGCTTTGATTTGGCCGACCGCCATGCGGCCAAAGACAGTTTGGAAAACGATATTCAAAGCCATGGCGCCTACTATGGCGTGGTCTGCAATGCCGGCCTTTCCCGAGACAATGCCTTTCCAGCGCTGAGCGGCGAGGATTGGGACCAGGTGTTGCGCAGTAATCTGGATGGTTTTTACAACGTGCTTTATCCGCTGGTTATGCCGATGATACAACGCCGTAAACCGGGACGCATCGTCACGCTGGCTTCCGTATCCGGTTTAGTCGGTAACCGCGGCCAAGTCAATTACAGCGCGGCCAAAGCCGGCATTATCGGCGCGACCAAAGCGCTGGCGGTGGAGTTGGCGAAGCGCAAAATCACCGTCAATTGCGTGGCCCCTGGTTTGATCGAAACCGAGATGCTCGAAGGCTTGCCCCTTGAAGAAGCGCTGGCCGCCGTACCGGCCAAACGCTTGGGTACACCGGAAGAAGTCGCGGCCTTGGTGGCGTTTTTGATGTCCGAAGATGCCGCTTACATTACCCGCCAAGTGATTTCGGTGAATGGAGGTTTGTGTTGA
- a CDS encoding beta-ketoacyl-ACP synthase codes for MYLHDLGLVCALGDSKADILAAWLAGRSFPPVPPAWLDSAIPAFGVLTELPVIPAKLKQYDCRNNRLLLSALCQIESATSTAIARYGTDRVGIVVGTSTSGIAEGESAVQVLRASGSMPGHYHYKQQELGGAAEFLAAYLDVRGPAFTVSTTCSSSANAMASARRLLRLGVCAAVVVGGADSLCRTTLEGFFALGALSKTTCNPFSKNRDGTTIGEGAALFLMTREPSEIALLGVGASADAYHISAPRPDGSCALLAMQAALADAQLKPEQIDYINLHGTATWQNDAMENRAVAQLFGSDTACSSSKPSTGHCLGAAGALEAGLCWLLLSDLHQERRLPAHLWDGEPDPDMTRLNLVGLENQQPKPLQYCLSNSFSFGGNNVSLLIGHP; via the coding sequence TTGTATTTACATGATTTAGGCCTAGTCTGCGCATTGGGGGACAGCAAGGCCGATATTTTAGCGGCATGGCTTGCCGGTCGCTCCTTTCCGCCCGTTCCGCCGGCCTGGCTGGATTCGGCAATTCCCGCATTCGGCGTGCTAACAGAATTACCGGTCATTCCGGCCAAGCTTAAACAATACGATTGTCGCAATAACCGTTTGCTGTTGTCGGCGCTTTGCCAGATCGAGTCCGCTACTAGTACCGCCATAGCTCGTTACGGCACAGATCGCGTTGGCATAGTGGTAGGCACTAGTACCTCCGGGATTGCCGAGGGTGAAAGTGCGGTGCAAGTGTTGCGGGCAAGCGGGAGCATGCCTGGTCACTATCACTACAAACAACAAGAACTGGGCGGTGCCGCGGAGTTTCTGGCGGCGTACCTGGACGTTCGTGGCCCGGCCTTCACCGTCTCCACCACCTGTTCATCGAGTGCCAACGCCATGGCGTCGGCCCGTCGGCTGCTGCGCTTGGGTGTCTGCGCTGCGGTCGTGGTGGGCGGTGCTGATAGTTTATGCCGCACCACGCTGGAAGGCTTTTTTGCGTTGGGTGCCCTTAGCAAAACCACTTGCAATCCGTTCAGTAAAAATCGTGACGGCACGACAATAGGCGAAGGTGCGGCTTTATTTCTGATGACGCGCGAGCCAAGTGAGATCGCGTTGCTGGGTGTCGGCGCTAGTGCCGATGCCTATCATATTTCCGCGCCGCGCCCTGACGGTAGCTGCGCTTTGCTGGCGATGCAGGCGGCATTAGCCGATGCACAGCTAAAGCCTGAGCAAATCGATTACATCAACCTGCACGGCACGGCAACCTGGCAAAACGATGCGATGGAAAATCGGGCGGTTGCGCAATTGTTCGGTAGCGATACGGCATGCAGCTCCAGCAAACCGTCCACCGGCCATTGTTTAGGTGCGGCCGGTGCGCTGGAAGCCGGTTTATGCTGGTTGCTACTGTCTGATTTACATCAAGAAAGGCGTTTACCTGCGCATCTGTGGGATGGCGAACCTGACCCGGACATGACTCGACTAAACTTGGTCGGGCTGGAAAACCAGCAGCCAAAGCCGCTACAATACTGCCTTAGCAACTCTTTTTCATTCGGCGGAAACAATGTGTCCCTGCTCATTGGACATCCCTGA
- a CDS encoding AMP-binding protein: protein MSRGKLWADVTALAAQLPDQPYQFNLCENRYLFCLCLLAAAVRGQICLLPPAGQMAVILEILRDYRGAYIAREHAPQQKGLDWFEVIAPNAATPASPPDFDWQRTAVIAFTSGSTGKPKPCPHSLHTFKTSAEMAVSSLGLAEQCLLMLSTTPPQHMYGLETSVFWPLFSQLVLHDGRPFFAEDIRQTVNTAPWPTVLASTPTHLRSLIKTTGAWDNLAGIISATDTLSAKLAGETAAILGQSPREIYGSTETLSFASRETLLENPWRPYTGCRLHQDEGGKTYLQSGHLPDEVPLQDTVQIQADGCFTVLGRDQDMVKIGGKRASLTELNRRLLDIDGVDDGVCFIQDNGRLAAVVVSRLDNHAIRRGLQPYLDDVFLPRKIHFVTKIPRNGTGKLAKTELENLLESLS from the coding sequence GTGAGCCGCGGTAAACTATGGGCTGACGTGACGGCCTTGGCCGCGCAATTGCCGGACCAGCCCTATCAATTTAATTTATGCGAAAACCGCTACCTATTTTGTCTCTGCCTGTTAGCGGCGGCGGTACGCGGACAGATTTGCCTGTTGCCGCCCGCCGGGCAAATGGCGGTTATCCTGGAAATTCTGCGCGACTATCGCGGCGCGTATATCGCCAGAGAACACGCGCCACAGCAAAAGGGTTTGGATTGGTTCGAAGTCATCGCGCCAAACGCTGCAACCCCAGCATCGCCACCCGATTTCGACTGGCAGCGCACCGCCGTGATTGCCTTCACCTCCGGCAGCACCGGCAAACCTAAGCCCTGCCCGCATAGCCTGCATACTTTTAAAACCTCCGCCGAAATGGCGGTCAGCAGCCTGGGGTTAGCGGAGCAGTGCCTATTAATGCTGTCCACCACGCCGCCGCAACATATGTACGGTCTGGAAACCTCGGTATTCTGGCCTTTGTTTTCCCAACTCGTGCTGCACGACGGCCGACCATTTTTCGCCGAAGACATCCGGCAGACGGTTAACACTGCGCCGTGGCCTACGGTGTTGGCGTCAACGCCTACCCATTTGCGTTCCTTAATCAAAACCACCGGCGCTTGGGACAATCTGGCCGGCATAATTTCTGCCACCGACACTTTATCCGCAAAGCTGGCCGGCGAAACCGCGGCAATTTTAGGGCAATCCCCGCGCGAAATCTATGGCAGCACAGAAACCCTGTCGTTTGCCAGTCGCGAGACCTTGCTTGAGAACCCGTGGAGACCTTACACCGGCTGCCGCTTGCATCAAGATGAAGGTGGAAAAACCTATCTGCAATCTGGGCATTTGCCAGACGAAGTGCCTTTGCAAGACACTGTGCAGATCCAAGCCGACGGCTGTTTTACCGTATTGGGCCGGGATCAAGACATGGTGAAAATTGGCGGCAAGCGCGCGTCCCTGACCGAACTGAACCGTCGCTTGCTGGATATAGACGGCGTAGACGACGGTGTTTGTTTCATCCAGGATAATGGGCGACTGGCGGCTGTTGTGGTCAGCAGGCTAGACAACCACGCCATTCGGCGGGGTCTACAGCCCTATCTGGATGACGTGTTTCTGCCGCGAAAAATTCATTTTGTTACTAAGATTCCGAGAAACGGGACAGGTAAGCTGGCAAAAACCGAACTGGAAAATCTGTTAGAAAGTTTAAGTTAG
- a CDS encoding acyl-CoA thioesterase, whose translation MLRAEVELTVPFHDIDLLNIAWHGHYCKYIEIARCAMLDKIGYGYMAMKETGYVWPIVDLQLRYVRPAQFEQRIKVSAELVEWEYRMKIKYRVADAETGEVLAKGHTIQAAVDADSREMCFASPAVFLEKLGIKSDSP comes from the coding sequence ATGTTGCGCGCCGAAGTGGAATTGACCGTGCCTTTTCATGACATCGATCTATTGAATATTGCCTGGCACGGCCACTATTGCAAATACATCGAAATTGCCCGTTGCGCGATGCTGGATAAAATCGGCTACGGTTATATGGCCATGAAAGAAACCGGTTACGTCTGGCCGATTGTGGATTTGCAATTGCGTTATGTGCGTCCGGCACAGTTCGAACAGCGGATCAAGGTATCAGCGGAGTTGGTGGAATGGGAATACCGGATGAAGATTAAATACCGGGTCGCCGACGCCGAAACCGGCGAAGTGTTGGCCAAGGGCCATACCATCCAGGCCGCTGTGGACGCGGACAGCCGCGAAATGTGTTTCGCTTCGCCGGCGGTGTTTTTGGAAAAGCTCGGGATTAAATCTGATTCGCCCTAG
- a CDS encoding 3-hydroxylacyl-ACP dehydratase — MCPCSLDIPDSPAAFPYAIESLVPQSGRMVLLDRVLEVSDSHIVVELQVRDDSLFSCGDHSVPAWVGLEYMAQTIAAYSGYHRKCRGEAIGLGFLLGTRYFECSVGSFPCGAKLTVRAEKIIEAANDMSVFDCTITGQNIKASSKLNVLLPQDSQKFLAGKGI; from the coding sequence ATGTGTCCCTGCTCATTGGACATCCCTGACAGTCCAGCGGCTTTTCCCTATGCCATCGAATCCCTAGTACCTCAGTCCGGGCGTATGGTGCTGTTGGACCGGGTCCTGGAAGTCAGTGACAGCCATATCGTGGTCGAATTGCAGGTGCGCGATGACAGCCTGTTTTCGTGTGGCGATCACAGCGTGCCGGCCTGGGTGGGCTTGGAATACATGGCGCAAACTATTGCCGCCTACTCCGGGTATCACCGCAAGTGCCGAGGCGAAGCGATTGGTTTGGGGTTTTTATTAGGCACGCGCTACTTCGAATGCTCGGTCGGCAGTTTTCCCTGTGGCGCCAAACTGACCGTCAGGGCGGAAAAAATTATCGAGGCTGCCAACGATATGTCGGTGTTCGACTGCACGATAACCGGGCAAAATATCAAGGCCAGCTCGAAGTTAAATGTGTTGCTGCCACAGGATTCGCAAAAATTTCTCGCCGGAAAAGGAATATGA
- a CDS encoding AMP-dependent synthetase has translation MKNQGSEAGVLFPETLTKQIQADGVVLTLRIPKDLTYFNGHFDEIAVVPGVVQIQWAVHYARQYLSLTRDFSHMESVKFKELLLPGQELELALHYLQQAGKLTFCYRSTACEYSSGRIYFHDHDV, from the coding sequence ATGAAAAATCAGGGAAGCGAAGCAGGCGTTTTGTTTCCGGAAACGCTAACCAAACAAATTCAGGCCGACGGCGTGGTGCTGACCTTGCGCATCCCCAAAGATTTGACTTATTTCAACGGTCATTTCGACGAAATTGCGGTGGTACCCGGCGTCGTGCAAATCCAATGGGCGGTGCATTATGCCCGGCAATACCTGAGTTTAACCCGCGACTTCAGTCATATGGAATCGGTAAAATTCAAAGAGCTATTGTTACCTGGACAAGAGCTGGAATTGGCATTGCACTATCTGCAACAAGCCGGGAAACTCACTTTTTGTTACCGTTCGACAGCCTGCGAATACAGCTCGGGTAGAATTTACTTTCATGACCACGACGTTTAA
- a CDS encoding beta-ketoacyl synthase chain length factor, whose protein sequence is MAFTLKHWCFWQSAPYLQTKAWPNGEILPHNQGKADVGFLPAMQRRRLSPLARAACAVAWRSRSENGDMPSVFFSNHGESQYYFEMLEELAKGEHVSPSRFSQCVHNAIAGLSSFHSASYLPYVALAGGTEGLYAAFLEAGGMLLDVPQVLLVCYEQPLPDAYLPYLPGSQTTWALAMTLARSGCAGPQLQLTREPANGPAMPSKGLPNFVQAVLSGRQSGSCRQDRAIWHWRLDEFHNSIASGLSDLP, encoded by the coding sequence TTGGCTTTCACATTAAAACACTGGTGTTTCTGGCAATCGGCCCCGTATCTCCAAACCAAGGCCTGGCCTAACGGTGAAATCTTGCCGCATAACCAAGGTAAGGCCGATGTGGGGTTTTTACCGGCGATGCAAAGGCGCAGATTATCGCCATTAGCCAGAGCCGCCTGTGCTGTGGCTTGGCGCAGTCGCAGTGAAAACGGCGACATGCCCTCGGTATTTTTTTCAAACCATGGCGAAAGTCAGTATTACTTCGAGATGCTTGAAGAGTTGGCAAAGGGCGAGCATGTTTCGCCCAGCCGCTTCAGCCAGTGCGTGCACAATGCCATCGCCGGCTTGTCCAGTTTCCATAGTGCAAGCTATTTACCTTATGTAGCCTTGGCCGGCGGTACGGAAGGGTTGTATGCGGCTTTTCTGGAGGCTGGCGGCATGCTTTTGGATGTGCCTCAGGTTTTGCTTGTCTGCTATGAGCAGCCGTTGCCGGACGCTTATTTACCTTATCTGCCCGGCAGTCAAACCACCTGGGCTTTGGCAATGACGCTGGCGAGGTCCGGCTGCGCCGGACCGCAATTGCAGCTGACGCGCGAGCCGGCAAATGGCCCGGCAATGCCGTCAAAGGGCTTACCCAATTTCGTGCAAGCAGTCCTATCAGGCCGGCAAAGCGGATCTTGTCGGCAGGACAGGGCGATCTGGCATTGGCGTTTGGACGAGTTTCATAACTCGATTGCCAGCGGCCTAAGCGATCTGCCGTAA
- a CDS encoding beta-ketoacyl-ACP synthase, with protein MLTRRVVVTGMAGFSPIGNDWQEIRGRLLGKQSGIRYIPEWEIYNGLLTRLAGAVENFTLPGHYTRKNTRSMGRVSLMATRATELAMLDAGLLGDPIISSGRTGVAYGSSVGSTPAIADFGRMLINHDIGNLNATTYLKMMGHTTCANVALFFQVRGRVIPSVSACTSGSQGIGYAYEAIKYGLQDVMLAGGAEELCPTEAALFDALYATSTRNAEPNLTPRPFDRDRDGLVIGEGACTLVLEELERALARGARIYAEISGFATNADGVHATQPNADTMQVVMRLALQDAQLEANQIAYISAHGTATEQGDIAESHATAAVFGGNTPISSLKSFTGHTLGACGALEAMVAIQMQREGWFHPNLNLDNLDPRCAELDYLTGDGRHIHADYIVSNNFAFGGINTSLVLQRWDS; from the coding sequence GTGTTGACCCGCCGCGTCGTCGTGACCGGCATGGCCGGCTTTTCGCCGATCGGCAACGATTGGCAGGAAATACGCGGCAGGCTTTTAGGCAAGCAATCCGGCATCCGTTACATTCCGGAATGGGAAATTTATAACGGCCTGCTGACCCGTTTAGCGGGGGCAGTGGAAAATTTCACGCTGCCGGGCCATTACACCCGCAAAAACACCCGCAGCATGGGTCGAGTCTCGTTAATGGCAACTCGGGCTACGGAACTGGCTATGCTTGATGCCGGTTTGCTGGGTGATCCGATTATCAGCAGCGGCCGCACCGGTGTAGCTTACGGTTCGTCAGTCGGATCGACGCCGGCTATCGCCGATTTCGGCAGAATGCTGATTAATCACGACATTGGCAATCTAAATGCTACCACCTATCTGAAAATGATGGGCCACACCACCTGCGCCAACGTGGCTTTGTTTTTTCAGGTGCGCGGCCGGGTCATACCTTCTGTCAGTGCCTGTACCTCGGGCAGCCAGGGCATCGGTTACGCCTATGAAGCGATCAAATACGGTTTGCAGGACGTAATGCTGGCGGGCGGCGCGGAAGAGCTTTGCCCGACCGAAGCGGCATTATTCGATGCGCTCTACGCCACCAGCACCCGTAACGCTGAACCAAATCTGACGCCGCGGCCTTTCGACCGCGACCGCGACGGCTTGGTAATCGGTGAGGGTGCTTGTACCTTGGTATTGGAAGAACTGGAACGGGCTTTGGCGCGCGGCGCGCGAATTTACGCTGAAATAAGCGGATTTGCGACCAATGCCGACGGCGTACATGCCACGCAACCCAATGCCGACACGATGCAGGTAGTCATGCGTTTGGCCTTACAGGATGCCCAGCTAGAAGCCAATCAAATTGCTTATATCAGCGCACACGGCACCGCCACAGAGCAGGGCGACATTGCCGAAAGCCATGCAACGGCCGCGGTGTTTGGCGGTAATACGCCGATCAGCAGTTTGAAAAGTTTCACCGGCCACACCTTGGGCGCTTGCGGAGCCCTGGAGGCCATGGTGGCAATTCAGATGCAGCGGGAGGGTTGGTTTCATCCCAATTTGAATCTGGATAATCTCGATCCGCGTTGTGCTGAATTGGATTATCTGACCGGCGACGGCCGTCATATCCACGCCGACTACATCGTCAGCAATAATTTTGCGTTTGGCGGTATCAACACATCCTTGGTTTTACAGCGCTGGGATAGCTGA
- a CDS encoding glycosyltransferase family 2 protein produces MTTTFKPCILIPVYNHEKPLPGIVERLAAHELPCLLVDDGSDAACAEVIRNLAEQYAGVQSIRLEINQGKGAAVKAGILAAQTQGYSHGLQIDADGQHDLNDVNKFLNAAKQAPEAAVIGRALFDASIPKLRYYARYLTHIWVHINTLSFAIPDSMCGYRVYPLASCAKLIQSQAMENRMGFDTEILVRLYWQGVTVISIPTQVRYPLDGLSHFRALEDNLLLSQTHARLFFGMLLRWPKLLLRHFQ; encoded by the coding sequence ATGACCACGACGTTTAAGCCCTGCATCCTGATTCCGGTTTATAACCACGAAAAGCCGCTCCCCGGCATTGTTGAGCGTTTGGCTGCGCATGAACTGCCTTGTCTGCTGGTGGATGACGGTAGCGATGCGGCCTGCGCCGAGGTGATTCGCAACTTAGCCGAGCAATATGCCGGGGTGCAAAGTATCAGGCTGGAGATTAACCAAGGGAAGGGCGCGGCGGTCAAAGCCGGCATTCTGGCCGCTCAAACCCAAGGGTATTCGCACGGGCTGCAAATCGATGCCGACGGCCAGCACGATTTAAACGATGTGAATAAATTTCTAAACGCCGCCAAACAAGCGCCGGAAGCGGCAGTTATCGGTCGAGCGCTATTCGACGCATCGATTCCTAAACTGCGCTACTACGCCCGCTACCTGACCCATATTTGGGTACATATCAACACACTGTCTTTCGCCATCCCCGACTCGATGTGCGGCTACCGGGTTTACCCGCTGGCGTCTTGCGCAAAGTTGATTCAAAGCCAAGCCATGGAAAATCGCATGGGTTTTGATACGGAGATTTTGGTGCGGCTTTATTGGCAAGGCGTGACAGTCATCTCCATTCCCACTCAGGTGCGCTACCCGCTGGACGGCTTATCGCATTTCCGGGCTTTGGAGGACAATCTGCTGCTCAGTCAGACTCATGCCCGTTTATTTTTCGGTATGTTGTTACGCTGGCCCAAACTGCTACTGAGGCATTTTCAATGA
- a CDS encoding NAD(P)/FAD-dependent oxidoreductase, whose protein sequence is MDADVLIIGAGPSGSVAAKMLKQLGHQVVILEKEQFPRFSIGESLLPQCMAFMEAADMLPAVTAEGFQFKNGAAFSRAGKLTEFDFTQKFSPGWGTTFQVPRAHFDKVLADSAEAAGVPIHYQQTIQSADFSNPEQASLTSVDANGVHKQWRAKMVLDASGFGRVLPRLLDLETPSSLSPRRALFTHIEDRITVSDYDRNKILIAIHPKFHEIWYWLIPFSNGRSSLGVVTPAGFLDQRRGEPLEVLKDIAFEEPRLAELLADARFDTPANTIGGYSANVKQLYGQGFALLGNAGEFLDPVFSSGVTIAMKSAALAVPLVDRQLRGEPVNWSVEYERALRKGIEVFRAYVEAWYDGRFQQIIFEENQLASVKAMICSILAGYAWDEENPMTQRSAKKIEAILATYQTA, encoded by the coding sequence ATGGATGCAGATGTATTGATTATCGGGGCCGGCCCCTCCGGCAGCGTGGCGGCGAAAATGCTGAAACAACTCGGTCACCAGGTGGTGATTCTGGAAAAAGAACAGTTCCCGCGTTTCTCGATTGGCGAAAGTCTGCTGCCGCAATGCATGGCCTTTATGGAAGCCGCGGATATGCTACCGGCGGTGACGGCGGAAGGCTTCCAATTCAAAAACGGCGCCGCTTTTTCCCGAGCCGGCAAACTGACCGAATTCGATTTCACCCAAAAATTCAGCCCAGGCTGGGGCACCACCTTTCAAGTACCGCGCGCCCATTTCGATAAGGTGTTGGCCGACAGCGCCGAGGCGGCCGGCGTGCCTATTCATTATCAACAAACCATCCAGTCTGCCGATTTTAGTAATCCTGAGCAAGCCAGCCTGACCAGCGTGGATGCCAACGGTGTGCACAAGCAATGGCGGGCAAAGATGGTATTGGATGCCAGCGGTTTTGGCAGGGTCTTGCCAAGATTATTGGATCTGGAAACGCCTTCTTCGTTGTCGCCGCGCCGCGCGCTGTTCACGCATATCGAGGATCGGATTACTGTATCCGATTACGACCGCAATAAAATTTTAATTGCCATTCATCCGAAATTTCATGAAATCTGGTACTGGCTGATTCCGTTCAGTAACGGCAGAAGCTCGCTGGGTGTGGTGACGCCCGCGGGTTTTCTGGATCAGCGTAGAGGTGAGCCGCTGGAAGTGTTAAAGGACATTGCCTTCGAAGAACCACGACTAGCTGAGCTATTGGCCGACGCCCGTTTCGATACCCCGGCAAATACCATCGGCGGTTATTCCGCCAACGTCAAGCAACTCTATGGCCAGGGCTTTGCGTTACTCGGCAATGCCGGCGAGTTCTTGGATCCGGTGTTTTCATCCGGCGTGACGATTGCGATGAAATCCGCCGCGTTGGCCGTACCCTTGGTTGACCGGCAACTGCGCGGTGAGCCGGTAAACTGGTCTGTCGAATACGAGCGGGCTTTGCGCAAAGGCATCGAGGTATTTCGGGCTTATGTGGAGGCTTGGTACGACGGTCGTTTTCAGCAAATTATTTTCGAGGAAAATCAGTTGGCCAGCGTCAAGGCCATGATCTGTTCCATTCTCGCCGGCTATGCCTGGGACGAGGAAAACCCCATGACGCAGCGCAGCGCGAAGAAAATCGAGGCCATTTTGGCAACTTATCAAACTGCCTGA
- a CDS encoding rhodanese-like domain-containing protein, whose protein sequence is MKKTYASAALSLFLSGCAFQAPDYLQMVTAPELNQLMQQQDIFLVDVHTPEQRHIKGTDVFIPYNNVEKYLDKLPQDKTTPIYLYCEGGPMGNAAARTLHELGYEHLRNLEGGTKAWAKAGFGFE, encoded by the coding sequence ATGAAAAAAACCTATGCCAGTGCAGCTTTAAGCCTGTTCTTGAGCGGCTGCGCGTTTCAAGCACCCGATTATTTACAAATGGTCACCGCGCCGGAACTAAATCAGCTGATGCAACAGCAGGATATTTTTCTGGTGGACGTGCATACCCCGGAGCAGCGGCATATCAAAGGCACCGATGTGTTTATTCCTTACAACAATGTCGAGAAATACCTGGATAAACTGCCGCAAGATAAAACCACTCCGATTTATCTGTATTGCGAAGGTGGGCCGATGGGCAATGCCGCAGCTAGAACGCTACACGAACTAGGTTACGAGCATTTGCGCAATTTGGAAGGGGGAACCAAAGCCTGGGCTAAAGCCGGATTTGGGTTTGAATAG
- a CDS encoding acyl carrier protein: MKTQEDVFATLRELMSEMFELTPEDITLEANLRQDLDIDSIDAVDLMVRLREITGKRINPEDFKNARTIQDVVDTVYRISAE, encoded by the coding sequence ATGAAGACCCAAGAAGACGTATTTGCCACCTTAAGAGAGTTGATGTCGGAAATGTTCGAGTTAACGCCCGAGGACATCACCTTGGAGGCTAACCTGCGGCAGGATTTGGACATCGACAGCATCGATGCGGTGGATTTGATGGTCAGGCTGCGCGAGATTACCGGCAAACGCATCAATCCCGAGGATTTCAAAAATGCCCGCACCATTCAGGACGTGGTGGATACTGTTTACCGGATCAGTGCTGAATAA